The genomic region TCCGTGTCTTCTGGAGGAACACGTACAGGAGTGCAGTGAGGACGAGTGCGCCGGCGAAGGCAACGAGTTTCATCTTCGGGACGACAATGCCAGCGAGGTTCATCGACGGGTCCGCAAAGCTCACCTGAATCGATCGCGGGTTCGCCGACCACGCCTGTATCGCCAGCTGCTGGATGGCGATGCTCGCGCCGAAGGTCACCAGCAACGTGAGGAAGATGTCAGTCCCGATGACTCGTGAAACCAGTATCCGCTGGAGCGCGTACCCGATTCCGAACAGCACGGCGATGGCAACCGGGATGGTCGCCAGGAACAGGAGCGGCGACCCCTCCGCATTCCCGGTGACCAGCGTCAGCACCCAGTAAGAGGTGTAGCCACCGAGCATCACCATTTCGCCATGGGCGAGGTTGATGATGTCGACGACCCCCCAGATGAGCGCGAATCCGACCGCCACGCCTGCGAACAGCGCACCGACCAGCAGGCCGTTGACGACGAATTGGGTGGCAGCCATCGCTCTCAGCGCTCGCTCCAGCCAGGCATCGGGTACACCGGATCAGACTGCGCCACGTTGTCCGGGTACACTATCTGAAGGTCGGACTCAGGCTGCCACTGGTAGACCAGCATGTTCTTGTCGATGACGCCGCTGTCATCGAAGGCGACGGTGCCGTACACTGTCGAGAACTCGGTCTGGCGGATGTGGTCCCGGACCGCCGTCGGGTTGAGTTCGTCGACGTTCTGGAAGGCGTTCATGAAGGTGAGGATGACCGCCTCGCCAGCCGCACTGTGGTAGTCCGGCGTGTAGTCGTAGTTCTCCTCGATGCCGGAGACGAAGTCGCCGGTTTTGCCGAACACCGGGTCGTCGAAGTCCGCGTTGACTGCCCACGAGGATGGCCCGTACATATAGTCGCCGTTCGCGCCGGCCTCATCCTTGAACGAGTCGTTGAGGCTCCCGACGGTTCCCATCGCCGCATCGACGTTGACGTCCTGACTCTCCATCTGGTTGGCCAGGATGATGTTGTGCTTCTGGTGGGCACACAACAGGAGGATATCTGCGCCACTGTCCCGAACCCTGCCAAGGTTCGTCGAGAGGTCAGACGTATCCGACGGGAACGTCTGGTCGACGACCAGTTCTAGATCTGTGTTGCTGATCTTGTTACGTGCGCCCTCCGCGGTCGACTGGCTGAACGTGCCGTCCTCGGCAAGAATCGCGATAGACTCAGGTGCCGAGTCCTGCGCGAGGCACATATCGATGTAGCTCTTGGCGTACTTGTTCGCCGTCGGCAGGAGGCCGAAAATCCACTCGTTACCCTGTGCGAAAATCTCCGGGCTCGCACCACCGCCCTCGACCATCGGCTTCTGGTTCTGTGCGGCCACGGCGCTCGCGGGCAGGGTGACCGTACTGGAGTACGGCCCGAGCAGGTAGTCGATCCCCTCGCGGTCGATGAGTTCCTGATAGATCGACTTCGACTGGGAAGCGTCGGTCCCGTCGTCACGGAGCACCATATCCAGTTCGTACGTGTTGCCGTCGCCAGCCTCGATGCCACCGGACTCGTTGATGCGCTGGATGGTCAGTTCGTAGGCGTCCTTGTACAACTGCCCGAGGTCGGCGTTGTCTCCCGTGAGACTCATCGACCCGCCAAGGGTGATGACGTTCGTTCCACTACCGCTTTCCCCGGTAGAGCCACCGTCACCGCCACCACTTCCATCGCCCCCGTCACTACTACCGTCGCCACCGTTACCGGAACAGCCAGCGAGC from Haloarcula sp. H-GB4 harbors:
- a CDS encoding branched-chain amino acid ABC transporter permease; the protein is MAATQFVVNGLLVGALFAGVAVGFALIWGVVDIINLAHGEMVMLGGYTSYWVLTLVTGNAEGSPLLFLATIPVAIAVLFGIGYALQRILVSRVIGTDIFLTLLVTFGASIAIQQLAIQAWSANPRSIQVSFADPSMNLAGIVVPKMKLVAFAGALVLTALLYVFLQKTRTGRAIRAVSQNPEAAALVGIDVEHTRAVTFGVSSAIAGGIGAFIAVILNIQPQMGLIYTLKSFVIVVFGGVGSIPGALIGGLLLGSVEELVAGFISSQWTLAVTFTALIVLLVVKPNGLFGQGAEQ
- a CDS encoding amino acid ABC transporter substrate-binding protein: MTGKQDRRAFLKVAGSTGVLGLTGLAGCSGNGGDGSSDGGDGSGGGDGGSTGESGSGTNVITLGGSMSLTGDNADLGQLYKDAYELTIQRINESGGIEAGDGNTYELDMVLRDDGTDASQSKSIYQELIDREGIDYLLGPYSSTVTLPASAVAAQNQKPMVEGGGASPEIFAQGNEWIFGLLPTANKYAKSYIDMCLAQDSAPESIAILAEDGTFSQSTAEGARNKISNTDLELVVDQTFPSDTSDLSTNLGRVRDSGADILLLCAHQKHNIILANQMESQDVNVDAAMGTVGSLNDSFKDEAGANGDYMYGPSSWAVNADFDDPVFGKTGDFVSGIEENYDYTPDYHSAAGEAVILTFMNAFQNVDELNPTAVRDHIRQTEFSTVYGTVAFDDSGVIDKNMLVYQWQPESDLQIVYPDNVAQSDPVYPMPGWSER